A single genomic interval of Lusitaniella coriacea LEGE 07157 harbors:
- a CDS encoding helix-turn-helix transcriptional regulator produces MKILTAREYEEILQQGLHDGEITEHSDGVEHCLEVQNQWITGRDRAIRLRDGLHLKIGDFYNQDRYAGALELQHEASQPLTLSFQLRGYVRVRTQGIGNDYYDEKAGENYLFFVPETQETEEYPAQERLQALKIRVQPHFLRTLISSPTDSLPAELNPLLEGRKGNIFHRRVGKITPEMQLAVRQILQCPYRGITKRLYLEGKVLQLIALQFAQMTERDCASHCNLNNSDIECIHQAKAILLSDLNNPPSLLELARQVGINDYKLKRGFRQVFGTTVFGCLQAHRLERGKQLLAERELNVAGVARAVGYASQSRFCDAFKRQFAMTPRDYLASLH; encoded by the coding sequence ATGAAAATTTTAACAGCGAGGGAATACGAAGAAATCCTGCAACAGGGACTTCATGACGGCGAAATTACTGAGCATTCGGATGGGGTGGAACATTGCCTGGAAGTCCAGAACCAGTGGATAACAGGACGCGATCGCGCGATCCGACTTCGGGACGGACTTCACCTCAAAATCGGCGATTTTTACAACCAAGATCGTTATGCGGGTGCGCTAGAGTTGCAGCACGAAGCCTCTCAGCCGTTAACCCTCTCTTTTCAACTGCGTGGCTACGTGCGAGTTCGGACGCAAGGAATTGGAAATGATTATTATGACGAGAAAGCGGGAGAAAACTACTTATTTTTTGTGCCAGAAACCCAAGAAACTGAGGAATATCCCGCTCAAGAGCGCTTGCAGGCTTTGAAAATTCGCGTTCAACCGCACTTTCTCAGGACTTTAATTTCTTCTCCAACAGATTCGCTACCCGCAGAATTAAACCCCTTACTGGAAGGGAGAAAAGGGAATATTTTCCACCGTCGCGTGGGGAAAATAACGCCAGAAATGCAGCTTGCGGTACGGCAAATTCTCCAGTGTCCTTATCGCGGAATAACCAAACGCCTTTATCTTGAGGGTAAGGTGTTGCAGTTGATTGCGTTGCAGTTTGCTCAAATGACGGAGCGAGATTGCGCATCTCACTGTAACTTAAACAACAGCGATATTGAGTGCATTCACCAAGCTAAAGCTATTTTATTGAGCGATTTGAACAATCCCCCGTCTTTGCTGGAGTTGGCGCGACAGGTGGGAATCAACGATTACAAACTCAAGCGAGGATTCCGCCAAGTCTTTGGAACGACGGTATTTGGGTGTTTGCAAGCTCACCGCCTGGAGCGGGGAAAACAGCTTCTGGCGGAGCGAGAGTTAAATGTGGCGGGGGTTGCCCGCGCGGTAGGTTACGCCAGCCAGAGCCGCTTCTGCGATGCGTTCAAGCGACAGTTTGCGATGACTCCGAGGGATTATCTTGCCAGTTTACACTGA
- a CDS encoding ABC transporter substrate-binding protein: MIHRSRVNSLVLILSLLLVGCQGTVPEANNPNATITQENSVNPQESAERVVALTSLSADIIYQLDKTKLVGIPGSRLMAGDERFQDLPKVSQGQTPPNVEKIVALKPDLVIGAAGFHDAVLKQLEEVGVATQSTEIDSWDGLIALTEEIARAIASDPDPLLERYQTFLADIPESKYSTLTLVSRQPMLAPNKNSWAGDLLSKFQVQNVAAELQGNAPIGGYVTLSPEKVLQSQPEILLIVDTGEGLPEQLKSEPFWQELPATQRDRVYVFDYYGLVNPGSIDKIEEACIKLQEIFSQS; encoded by the coding sequence ATGATTCATCGATCGCGCGTTAATAGTTTGGTTCTTATTCTCAGCTTACTTTTAGTGGGTTGCCAAGGGACAGTACCGGAGGCGAACAATCCAAATGCAACAATCACTCAGGAAAATTCGGTGAATCCTCAAGAGTCGGCTGAAAGGGTCGTTGCGTTGACTTCTTTGAGTGCGGATATCATTTATCAATTGGATAAAACAAAGTTGGTGGGAATTCCGGGAAGCCGTTTGATGGCGGGAGACGAACGCTTTCAAGACCTCCCCAAAGTCAGCCAAGGGCAAACGCCACCCAATGTGGAGAAAATTGTTGCCCTCAAGCCCGATTTAGTCATTGGTGCGGCAGGGTTTCACGATGCGGTGTTGAAACAGTTGGAGGAGGTGGGAGTCGCCACACAAAGCACAGAGATTGATAGTTGGGATGGACTGATTGCGTTAACTGAGGAAATTGCTCGCGCGATCGCGTCCGATCCCGATCCCCTACTCGAACGTTACCAAACTTTCCTCGCAGATATTCCAGAATCAAAGTATAGCACCCTCACTCTGGTGAGCCGTCAGCCGATGCTCGCACCTAATAAGAATAGTTGGGCGGGGGATTTATTGAGTAAATTTCAAGTGCAAAATGTGGCAGCAGAACTTCAAGGGAATGCGCCCATTGGCGGTTATGTCACCCTTTCCCCCGAAAAAGTATTGCAATCTCAGCCGGAGATTTTGCTGATTGTCGATACGGGAGAGGGATTGCCCGAACAATTAAAATCGGAACCGTTTTGGCAGGAACTTCCCGCCACTCAGCGCGATCGCGTGTATGTTTTTGATTACTACGGATTGGTCAATCCTGGCAGTATTGACAAAATTGAAGAAGCGTGCATTAAACTGCAAGAGATATTCTCGCAAAGTTGA
- a CDS encoding TonB family protein yields the protein MSLSVFCVEQREKETELLKNFIFYGLLSSSVFHVAALVGLNAWWQPFPDVAEDPIEIIVVDAPEPETEPEVEPPEETKKPDLPKPEVKEQPLTPPPEIPTPTLPSTPPAISSPPSESSSSETEVATSQPERSPSSNEAEFSDSSPETPREVATNQPPERPSTNQPVAPSNNPLRNIFENSDNSTSNESDDSTPTSPGNVASNPFNAPAQPSANQPVAPSNNPLRNIFENSDNSTSNESDNSTPTSPGNVASNPFNAPTQPSTNQPVAPSSNPLRNIFGDSKNAASNESDDFTPTSPGNVAANPSNAPARPSANQPATSSNNPLRNLFGDSNNSASNPSESSNPSSPGNPGNVAANRGGAPGRPSANQPAASSNNPLRNIFGGSGNSASNPGGGGNPNSPGNPGNVAANRGTSPGRPSNNRPVGNSGGNRDFSDNFGNSGNTASNPGGNRNPSSGGNPGGVAANRGTPSRPATPPPSNNNSGEGWRCVRNCNPRYPSSLDGEEGSVSVRVVVDGNGNVVDVSASGGGSGAIAQKAIEAARRMEFSGPSGGQRVAIRVTVNFTVDGSDFDRQARARQEQIEREREERERRERAERERQERAERERQEQEERDRAERERQEQEERDRAERERQEQEERDRAERERQEQEERDRAERERQEQEERDRQERERQEQEERDRAERERQEQEERDRQEQEANTEIPPATN from the coding sequence ATGAGTTTATCTGTTTTCTGTGTCGAGCAGAGGGAAAAAGAAACCGAGTTATTGAAAAATTTTATTTTTTATGGACTCCTTTCCTCATCCGTATTCCATGTGGCAGCGTTAGTCGGACTAAACGCTTGGTGGCAGCCGTTTCCAGATGTAGCAGAAGATCCCATCGAAATTATTGTTGTCGATGCGCCAGAACCCGAAACCGAGCCGGAAGTTGAGCCTCCAGAAGAAACAAAAAAACCGGACTTACCCAAACCAGAGGTCAAAGAACAACCCCTTACACCTCCTCCCGAAATCCCCACCCCAACCCTTCCCAGCACTCCTCCGGCGATTTCCTCTCCTCCCTCAGAATCCTCTTCCAGCGAAACCGAAGTTGCAACCTCCCAACCCGAACGCTCTCCCTCTTCAAACGAAGCAGAATTTTCAGACTCGTCTCCAGAAACTCCAAGAGAAGTCGCCACCAATCAACCCCCAGAAAGACCTAGCACCAACCAACCCGTGGCTCCCAGCAACAATCCCCTACGCAACATATTTGAGAACTCGGATAATTCCACCTCTAATGAAAGCGACGATTCCACCCCAACTTCCCCCGGAAACGTAGCAAGCAATCCATTCAACGCACCCGCACAACCGAGTGCCAACCAACCCGTGGCTCCCAGCAACAATCCCCTACGCAACATATTTGAGAACTCGGATAATTCCACCTCTAATGAAAGCGACAATTCCACTCCAACTTCCCCCGGAAACGTAGCAAGCAATCCATTCAACGCACCCACGCAACCGAGTACGAATCAACCCGTTGCTCCCAGCAGCAATCCCTTGCGTAACATCTTCGGGGACTCCAAGAACGCCGCCTCCAATGAAAGTGACGATTTCACCCCAACCTCTCCGGGAAACGTAGCGGCTAACCCGTCGAACGCACCCGCGCGACCCAGTGCCAATCAACCTGCCACTTCGAGCAATAATCCCCTGCGCAACCTCTTTGGAGACTCGAATAACTCGGCATCGAATCCTAGCGAAAGTAGCAACCCCTCTTCTCCTGGAAACCCCGGCAATGTTGCAGCCAATCGAGGCGGCGCACCCGGACGACCCAGTGCCAATCAACCTGCTGCTTCGAGCAATAATCCCTTACGCAACATCTTTGGGGGTTCGGGGAACTCGGCATCGAATCCTGGCGGTGGCGGCAATCCCAACTCTCCTGGAAACCCTGGTAACGTGGCTGCTAATCGGGGAACTTCGCCAGGAAGACCCAGTAATAATCGACCTGTTGGGAACAGTGGTGGAAATAGAGACTTTTCGGATAATTTCGGCAACTCTGGCAACACAGCTTCCAATCCCGGTGGTAATCGCAATCCCAGTTCGGGAGGAAATCCCGGTGGCGTAGCAGCTAATCGAGGAACTCCCTCGCGACCTGCAACTCCTCCTCCTTCAAATAACAACTCCGGGGAAGGGTGGCGCTGCGTTCGCAATTGCAATCCGAGATACCCCTCTTCTCTTGATGGAGAAGAAGGAAGCGTTTCCGTTCGGGTTGTTGTGGATGGAAATGGGAATGTGGTGGATGTCAGTGCGAGTGGTGGTGGTAGTGGCGCGATCGCGCAAAAAGCAATTGAAGCCGCAAGGCGGATGGAATTTAGCGGACCATCAGGCGGTCAGCGCGTTGCCATTCGCGTCACTGTTAATTTTACGGTTGACGGTTCGGATTTTGACCGCCAAGCTCGCGCGCGCCAAGAGCAAATAGAACGGGAACGGGAAGAGCGAGAACGTCGGGAACGTGCGGAACGGGAACGTCAGGAACGCGCAGAACGGGAACGCCAAGAACAAGAAGAACGCGATCGCGCAGAACGGGAACGCCAAGAACAGGAGGAACGCGATCGCGCAGAACGGGAACGCCAAGAACAGGAAGAACGCGATCGCGCAGAACGGGAACGCCAAGAACAGGAAGAACGCGATCGCGCAGAACGGGAACGCCAAGAACAGGAGGAACGCGATCGCCAAGAACGGGAACGCCAAGAACAGGAAGAACGCGATCGCGCAGAACGGGAACGCCAAGAACAAGAAGAACGCGATCGCCAAGAACAAGAAGCCAATACAGAGATTCCGCCTGCAACGAACTAA
- a CDS encoding MORN repeat-containing protein, which produces MRLIHRLSIALLIAASFETVGYLGNIQPALAGTITLPDGGRCEGEITSGTLNGQGMCEYANGDRYEGAFASGQPEGQGIYTFADGGRYEGEFKGGQIEGQGVWQYADGDRYEGTFKNGQPNGTGAYISADGGRYEGEFQDGQPQGQGTFTFQDGDKCSGVVSNGQISGSGECTYSNGNSYTGELSNGQPNGTGTYTFADGGTYEGEFQDGKFNGTGVRTYANGNRYEGTFVDGKPQGEGTFTLEGEGVYTGEFQNGQFNGTGVFTFANGNRYEGEFKDGQFHGQGAYIFANRDRCEGQFQGGELNGTGMCTYANGDRYEGQFSNGDKEGSGVYIFADGTRVEGNWQAGELQN; this is translated from the coding sequence GTGCGTTTAATTCATCGATTGAGTATTGCACTATTAATTGCTGCGAGCTTTGAAACTGTTGGCTATCTCGGCAATATACAACCCGCACTCGCAGGGACAATTACCCTTCCCGATGGCGGTCGCTGCGAAGGAGAAATTACATCCGGTACGTTGAACGGTCAAGGGATGTGCGAGTATGCCAACGGCGATCGCTACGAAGGTGCTTTTGCCAGCGGTCAACCGGAAGGACAAGGCATTTATACCTTTGCCGATGGGGGTCGTTACGAAGGAGAATTCAAAGGCGGTCAGATTGAAGGTCAAGGGGTTTGGCAGTATGCCGATGGCGATCGCTACGAAGGCACTTTCAAAAACGGTCAACCCAACGGAACCGGAGCGTATATTTCTGCCGATGGGGGTCGCTACGAAGGAGAATTCCAAGACGGTCAACCCCAAGGACAAGGCACATTTACATTCCAAGATGGAGATAAATGTAGCGGAGTTGTAAGTAACGGTCAGATTAGCGGTTCTGGAGAGTGTACCTATAGCAACGGAAATAGCTACACTGGCGAACTGAGCAACGGTCAACCCAACGGAACGGGAACCTACACTTTTGCCGACGGCGGAACCTATGAAGGAGAATTCCAAGACGGGAAGTTCAATGGAACTGGGGTGAGAACCTATGCCAATGGCAACCGCTACGAAGGGACTTTTGTTGATGGGAAACCCCAAGGAGAAGGCACATTTACCCTAGAGGGTGAAGGGGTCTACACGGGAGAATTCCAAAACGGTCAATTTAATGGGACGGGAGTCTTTACGTTCGCGAATGGCAATCGCTACGAAGGGGAGTTCAAAGACGGTCAGTTCCACGGTCAAGGTGCGTATATCTTTGCCAACCGCGATCGCTGTGAAGGACAATTCCAAGGTGGCGAACTCAATGGGACGGGAATGTGTACCTATGCCAACGGCGACCGCTACGAAGGACAATTTAGCAATGGCGATAAAGAGGGGTCAGGCGTGTATATTTTTGCCGATGGCACTCGCGTTGAAGGGAATTGGCAAGCGGGAGAATTGCAAAATTAG